In one Juglans regia cultivar Chandler chromosome 11, Walnut 2.0, whole genome shotgun sequence genomic region, the following are encoded:
- the LOC108979655 gene encoding uncharacterized protein LOC108979655, translating into MWFLFVCADEEERELGRQQAPGSCPHCAGKVQALDVERQWKFCFLPICFKVKRKYICTLCSRRLELCITS; encoded by the coding sequence ATGTGGTTTCTGTTCGTGTGCGCCGACGAGGAAGAGAGGGAGTTGGGCAGGCAGCAAGCTCCTGGATCATGTCCTCACTGTGCAGGTAAAGTGCAGGCCTTGGACGTCGAGAGACAGTGGAAGTTCTGTTTCCTCCCCATATGTTTCAAGGTCAAGAGGAAATATATCTGTACTCTGTGTTCCAGGCGCTTGGAACTCTGTATTACTAGCTAG
- the LOC109021767 gene encoding 60S ribosomal protein L7-2, whose protein sequence is MGEEEVKGGPVVPESVLKKQKRNEEWALAKKQELEAAKKKRVESRKLIFCRAKLYAKEYDEQQKELIRLKREAKLKGGFYVDPQAKLLFIIRIRGINAMHPKTRKILQLLRLRQIFNGVFLKVNKATMNMLHRVEPYVTYGYPNLKSVKELIYKRGYGKLNKQRIALTDNSIVEQALGKQGIICTEDLIHEIMTVGPHFKEANNFLWPFKLKAPLGGLKKKRNHYVEGGDAGNREDYINELIRRMN, encoded by the exons ATGGGTGAAGAGGAAGTCAAGGGAGGACCGGTGGTTCCGGAGTCGGTATTGAAGAAGCAGAAAAGGAATGAGGAATGGGCTCTGGCAAAGAAGCAGGAGCTCGAAgctgcaaagaaaaaaagagttgaaaGTCGTAAGCTGATTTTTTGCAGAGCTAAACTCTATGCAAAGGAGTATGATGAGCAG cAAAAAGAGCTTATTCGATTGAAGCGTGAGGCAAAACTTAAGGGAGGGTTTTATGTTGACCCACAAGCTAAGCTCTTGTTCATTATCAGGATCCGTGG TATCAATGCGATGCACCCAAAGACCAGGAAGATTTTGCAGCTTCTGCGTTTGAGACAG ATATTCAATGGTGTCTTTCTGAAAGTAAACAAGGCAACGATGAATATGCTGCACAGAGTTGAGCCTTATGTGACCTACGG GTATCCGAATTTGAAGAGTGTCAAAGAATTGATTTACAAAAGGGGATATGGAAAACTCAACAAGCAGAGAATTGCTTTGACTGATAATTCCATCGTTGAACAG GCTTTGGGTAAGCAAGGAATCATTTGCACGGAAGATCTTATCCATGAGATTATGACGGTTGGACCCCACTTCAAGGAGGCAAACAATTTCCTATGGCCATTCAAGCTTAAGGCACCCTTGGGtggtttgaagaagaagagaaatcatTATGTTGAAGGAGGTGATGCCGGAAACCGTGAAGATTACATCAATGAGCTCATCCGGAGGATGAATTAG
- the LOC109019974 gene encoding 60S ribosomal protein L7-2-like, producing MGEEEVKGGPVVPESVLKKQKRNEEWALAKKQELEAAKKKRVESRKLIFCRAKLYAKEYDEQQKELIRLKREAKLKGGFYVDPQAKLLFIIRIRGINAMHPKTRKILQLLRLRQIFNGVFLKVNKATMNMLHRVEPYVTYGYPNLKSVKELIYKRGYGKLNKQRIALTDNSIVDQALGKQGIICTEDLIHEIMTVGPHFKEANNFLWPFKLKAPLGGLKKKRNHYVEGGDAGNREDYINELIRRMN from the exons ATGGGTGAAGAGGAAGTCAAGGGAGGACCGGTGGTTCCGGAGTCGGTATTGAAGAAGCAGAAAAGGAATGAGGAATGGGCTCTGGCAAAGAAGCAGGAGCTCGAAGCtgcgaagaaaaaaagagttgaaaGCCGTAAGCTGATTTTTTGCAGAGCTAAACTCTATGCAAAGGAGTATGATGAGCAG cAAAAAGAGCTTATTCGATTGAAGCGTGAGGCAAAACTTAAGGGAGGGTTTTATGTTGACCCACAAGCTAAGCTCTTGTTCATTATCAGGATCCGTGG GATCAATGCGATGCACCCAAAGACCAGGAAGATTTTGCAGCTTCTGCGTTTGAGACAG ATATTCAATGGTGTCTTTCTGAAAGTAAACAAGGCAACGATGAATATGCTGCACAGAGTTGAGCCTTATGTGACCTACGG GTATCCGAATTTGAAGAGTGTCAAAGAATTGATTTACAAAAGGGGATATGGAAAACTCAACAAGCAGAGAATTGCTTTGACTGATAATTCCATCGTTGACCAG GCTTTGGGTAAGCAAGGAATCATTTGCACGGAAGATCTTATCCATGAGATTATGACGGTTGGACCCCACTTCAAGGAGGCAAACAATTTCCTATGGCCATTCAAGCTTAAGGCACCCCTGGGtggtttgaagaagaagagaaatcacTATGTTGAAGGAGGTGATGCCGGAAACCGTGAAGATTACATCAATGAGCTCATCCGGAGGATGAATTAG
- the LOC109010802 gene encoding nucleolar and coiled-body phosphoprotein 1-like: MTKPSSDKAASGSLTVDQTAFLHEAVAQFLDRNGFSKTLKKFRSEAKVEKDCLKGSTLDLEEMYYKYLETWSHPNTKVKNQNEQHTKNNDVGQRDGEGDSTVAVETGSKKNKKNSESDKWNVVSQFGATVELLDSKNSKEQITNGATPESNVKDSELHMEEHDKKNKEKKKKKTTEEKSKEMVASEGQSVGGSDTGKRSKDKKKKKDKPIYDIPDDAKQCNLDDKLGEVSARFKDVECSRDPQIKNHGSTLEESTTPDVDAANNKKKSSKKRKRLASDESNFQLVDKETSEELKCMKAEGLEESKRSEQQAKANGNLEESGEKPAFQKSKKQRNGSVEPKTVNAFQRVKADEVVFTDDRLKDNSYWAKDGAESGYGAKAQEILGQVRGRDFRHEKTKKKRGTYRGGLIDLHSHSVKFNYSDDE, from the exons ATGACGAAGCCCAGCTCCGACAAGGCCGCCTCCGGTTCCTTAACTGTGGACCAGACGGCCTTTCTTCACGAGGCCGTGGCTCAGTTCTTGGACCGCAATGGGTTCTCCAAGACGCTCAAGAAGTTTCGATCCGAAGCTAAAGTCGAG AAAGATTGTTTGAAGGGCTCGACTTTGGATTTGGAAGAGATGTACTATAAGTATTTGGAGACGTG GAGTCATCCCAACACTAAAGTCAAGAACCAGAATGAGCAAC ATACGAAGAACAATGACGTCGGTCAAAGAGATGGAGAAGGGGACTCCACTGTGGCCGTGGAAACAGGgagcaagaaaaataagaaaaatagcgAGAGTGATAAATGGAATGTTGTCAGTCAATTCGGAGCCACTGTTGAACTACTTGATTCTAAAAACTCCAAGGAGCAAATAACAAATGGTGCAACTCCAGAATCAAATGTAAAAGACTCTGAATTGCATATGGAGGAACATGATAAGAAAaacaaggagaaaaagaaaaagaaaacaactgaagaaaaatctaaagaaatggTAGCTTCAGAAGGCCAAAGTGTTGGTGGTTCTGACACGGGGAAGAGGTCAAAggataagaagaaaaagaaagataagcCTATTTATGATATACCTGATGATGCTAAGCAATGCAACTTGGATGATAAGCTAGGGGAAGTTTCTGCAAGGTTTAAGGATGTGGAGTGTTCAAGAGATCCTCAAATCAAGAATCATGGCTCCACATTGGAAGAGAGTACAACACCAGATGTGGATGCAGctaacaacaagaagaaaagttccaaaaaaagaaaacgattGGCTTCCGATGAAAGTAATTTTCAGCTTGTTGACAAAGAAACATCTGAAGAACTGAAATGTATGAAGGCAGAAGGTTTGGAAGAATCCAAGAGAAGTGAGCAGCAAGCCAAG GCAAATGGAAATCTTGAGGAAAGTGGAGAGAAACCTGCCTTTCAGAAAAGCAAGAAGCAACGTAATGGTTCGGTGGAG CCAAAGACAGTTAATGCATTTCAGCGGGTAAAAGCTGATGAGGTGGTATTCACTGATGACAGGCTTAAAGATAATTCATACTGGGCAAAG GATGGTGCAGAAAGTGGCTATGGTGCAAAAGCACAAGAAATTCTTGGGCAAGTTAGGGGACG ggATTTTCGGCATGAAAAGACCAAGAAGAAGCGTGGGACTTATAGAGGAGGGCTGATTGATTTGCATTCACACTCGGTTAAGTTCAATTATTCGGATGATGAATGA